Proteins encoded by one window of bacterium:
- a CDS encoding tetratricopeptide repeat protein, with protein sequence MRVYSPVRKKSIYRGKDKRPNFIIKIILLLIFISLIFLGISKTYTPKEDIFLKYKKILEKDPANIEAYISLAECYYHKALEEELKGNEKEVVILLENSLKYYQNAIKLDEKEEKISPQVHYQCGIAYFKLSRYAKGKDYYEQSQSALKKSLKGKFETPETHIYLGHIYFKKGLYNDAIEEYTQAKTLNPDDVSAWYNIGWVYKVKGMPNNALSAFRNAVNIPNLDKAISIKIRTVMGELYYQQDLMEHAKDEYKAILKLNRNSEIAHYKLGKIHKNQGDIASAEKELKTVLKINPANKEAKEELNNLKKR encoded by the coding sequence ATGAGAGTATATAGCCCGGTCCGTAAAAAAAGTATATATCGAGGTAAAGACAAAAGACCTAATTTTATTATAAAAATAATCTTACTTCTTATTTTCATCAGCCTTATATTTTTAGGGATAAGTAAGACTTATACTCCCAAAGAAGATATATTTTTAAAATACAAAAAGATATTAGAAAAAGACCCGGCTAATATCGAGGCATATATTTCATTGGCGGAGTGTTATTATCATAAAGCACTGGAGGAAGAACTCAAGGGAAATGAAAAAGAAGTAGTGATTTTACTTGAAAATAGCCTTAAATATTATCAAAATGCAATTAAATTAGATGAAAAAGAGGAGAAAATCTCACCTCAGGTTCATTATCAATGTGGGATAGCATATTTTAAGTTAAGTAGATACGCAAAGGGAAAAGATTATTACGAGCAATCTCAATCTGCATTAAAAAAATCATTAAAAGGGAAATTTGAAACTCCAGAAACACATATTTATTTAGGACATATTTACTTCAAAAAAGGGTTGTATAATGATGCTATTGAGGAATATACGCAGGCTAAAACACTTAATCCTGATGATGTTTCTGCCTGGTATAATATTGGCTGGGTATATAAAGTAAAGGGAATGCCTAATAATGCTTTATCTGCATTTCGTAATGCGGTTAATATACCAAATTTGGATAAGGCTATTAGTATTAAAATTCGGACAGTGATGGGTGAACTCTATTATCAACAGGATTTGATGGAGCATGCGAAAGATGAATATAAAGCAATACTTAAATTAAACCGCAATTCAGAGATAGCCCATTATAAATTAGGGAAGATTCATAAAAATCAAGGAGACATTGCCTCGGCAGAAAAGGAGTTGAAAACTGTTTTAAAAATAAATCCTGCTAATAAAGAGGCAAAAGAAGAACTAAATAATTTAAAAAAAAGATAA
- a CDS encoding glycosyltransferase family 4 protein, producing the protein MKIAFIGRIVNKSGGISRYVGELVEILSQEHEIHLFANSCQDISTEKFIFHKIPMIQGNFFLKRRQKGLATILQVYSFALMSKLKINTLNFDIVHTQGDCFVPFDVYTTHSCHKAAVKKARKSGKGIGNFLKNTRLNPLNLIVLANEKFIFKSGNYKKIIAISMVTKKEIINEYNVPEQDFVIIPHGVNFTEFNIEKKQAFRNNINIKYGFSPEDIIILFVANEFKRKGLRYLIEALPLVNNDKAKILVVGSSDERDFVRLADKLGIKEKVIFAGASSKVAEFFLAADIFCFPTLDEPFGLVIIEALGAGLPTITSKIAGAAELIQDGKSGLLLDDPTSPQEIASKINLLLNNKQLMTQISKEAITTALKYSWQEIAKRTLEVYKEVEHPGSFRR; encoded by the coding sequence ATGAAGATAGCATTTATTGGGAGAATAGTTAATAAAAGTGGTGGAATTTCACGATATGTTGGAGAATTAGTTGAGATTCTCAGTCAGGAACATGAGATTCATCTATTTGCTAATTCCTGCCAGGATATTTCAACAGAGAAGTTTATCTTTCATAAAATCCCAATGATTCAAGGTAATTTCTTCTTGAAACGAAGGCAAAAAGGATTAGCCACCATATTACAGGTTTATAGTTTTGCTTTAATGTCTAAGTTGAAAATCAATACCTTGAATTTTGATATAGTTCATACGCAAGGAGATTGCTTTGTGCCTTTTGATGTTTATACCACCCACAGCTGTCATAAAGCCGCGGTTAAAAAGGCTCGTAAATCAGGGAAAGGAATTGGCAACTTCCTTAAAAATACCAGGCTCAATCCCTTAAATTTAATTGTCCTGGCTAATGAAAAATTTATTTTTAAATCGGGTAATTATAAAAAAATAATTGCTATTTCTATGGTAACTAAAAAAGAAATTATTAACGAATATAATGTCCCGGAGCAAGATTTTGTTATTATCCCTCATGGAGTGAATTTTACAGAATTTAATATCGAAAAAAAACAGGCTTTTAGAAATAATATAAATATTAAATATGGTTTCTCGCCAGAAGATATAATTATCTTATTTGTAGCCAATGAATTTAAACGAAAAGGATTAAGATACCTTATTGAGGCATTACCCCTGGTTAATAATGATAAGGCTAAAATTCTGGTAGTTGGTTCATCCGATGAAAGAGATTTTGTAAGACTTGCGGATAAATTAGGAATTAAGGAAAAGGTTATTTTCGCCGGGGCTTCCTCAAAAGTAGCGGAGTTTTTTCTTGCGGCTGATATTTTTTGCTTTCCAACTTTAGATGAACCATTTGGTCTGGTAATTATCGAGGCATTAGGCGCAGGACTTCCAACGATTACAAGTAAAATTGCCGGTGCGGCTGAATTAATACAAGATGGTAAAAGTGGTTTATTGCTTGATGACCCAACTTCACCGCAAGAAATAGCCTCAAAAATAAACCTGTTGCTCAACAATAAACAACTAATGACTCAAATCTCTAAAGAAGCGATTACCACCGCCCTTAAATATTCCTGGCAAGAGATTGCAAAAAGAACTTTAGAGGTTTATAAAGAGGTGGAACACCCAGGTTCGTTCCGAAGATAG
- the rsmI gene encoding 16S rRNA (cytidine(1402)-2'-O)-methyltransferase: MDKKVSEGTLYLCGTPIGNIEDITLRALRVLREVDLIAAEDTRVTKKLLNHYQIKTEITSYYQHNKFKKGKYLINLLQKGRDIALVSDAGMPGVSDPGYDLVRQAIENKIRIVPIPGPTAILTALVISGFPTKHFIFEGFLPSTHKNRIRLLKKLKEEKRVVVFFESPHRILKSLNNILEILGDRQIAVMRELTKKFEEVLRGKISEVIEKLNLTLPKGELTIVLQGAED, translated from the coding sequence ATGGATAAAAAAGTATCAGAGGGAACACTTTATCTATGTGGGACTCCAATTGGAAACATAGAAGATATTACCTTAAGGGCATTGCGCGTCCTCAGAGAAGTAGATTTAATTGCCGCTGAAGATACAAGGGTTACAAAAAAACTTTTAAATCATTATCAAATCAAAACTGAAATTACCTCTTACTATCAACATAACAAGTTTAAAAAAGGTAAGTATCTCATTAACTTATTACAAAAAGGTAGAGATATAGCTTTAGTTTCTGATGCCGGGATGCCTGGCGTATCGGACCCGGGGTATGATTTAGTCCGTCAGGCAATAGAAAATAAAATACGAATAGTTCCAATTCCGGGGCCAACAGCTATTCTTACAGCATTAGTCATTTCAGGTTTCCCGACAAAACATTTTATCTTTGAAGGATTTTTGCCATCTACTCACAAAAACCGCATAAGACTTCTCAAAAAATTAAAGGAAGAAAAAAGGGTGGTGGTATTTTTTGAATCCCCGCACCGTATCCTCAAGAGTCTAAATAATATCTTAGAAATTCTTGGAGATAGACAAATAGCGGTGATGCGAGAATTGACAAAAAAATTTGAAGAAGTCCTTCGAGGAAAGATAAGCGAAGTGATTGAAAAACTTAATTTAACTCTACCGAAGGGTGAATTAACAATTGTCTTACAAGGGGCAGAAGACTAA
- a CDS encoding ABC transporter ATP-binding protein — protein sequence MNIKIKSLNKKIGRLNILKDINLNFGPENINVLIGPNGAGKTTLLRIIGLLDKPTSGEIFYNGNSSAKFTSRDKLNCRRKMGFVFQNPIILEGTVYQNIIYPLNYRKLKIEKPQIEEIIHRTGLSDKIDKDAKKLSGGEKQRLQIARVLMVNPDLFLLDEPTNNLDPISTKRIQEIICELVQSKKTIILTTHNLLQAKHFAHKIFFLKNGEIIQEGSSKDIFETPLSLDIAEFSLSENIFSGEILKEREETYLLAGGLKINVVNNILSGKVTGIIRPEDILISKTPIVSSARNCFKGEIKKIENIGAIYSVEVSCNNLSLTSLVTKQSVISLELKSGSEVYLIFKATSVYLLPVSVK from the coding sequence ATGAATATAAAAATAAAAAGTCTAAATAAAAAAATTGGTAGATTAAATATCTTAAAAGATATAAACTTAAATTTTGGACCTGAAAATATAAATGTCCTCATTGGTCCAAATGGTGCAGGTAAAACCACGCTTTTAAGAATAATCGGACTTCTTGATAAACCTACTTCAGGAGAGATATTTTATAACGGAAATTCTTCGGCTAAATTTACCTCAAGAGATAAATTGAATTGCCGACGAAAAATGGGGTTTGTCTTTCAGAATCCAATTATTTTAGAAGGAACTGTTTACCAGAATATTATTTATCCATTGAATTATCGCAAATTAAAGATTGAAAAACCTCAAATCGAAGAGATAATTCATAGGACTGGATTGTCTGATAAAATAGACAAAGATGCCAAAAAACTTTCAGGTGGAGAAAAACAGAGATTACAAATTGCCAGAGTTTTGATGGTTAATCCTGATTTATTCCTTCTTGATGAGCCAACAAATAATTTAGACCCAATAAGTACAAAAAGGATTCAAGAGATTATTTGTGAACTTGTCCAATCAAAAAAAACAATAATTCTTACTACTCACAATTTACTTCAAGCAAAACATTTTGCTCATAAAATATTTTTTTTAAAAAACGGAGAAATTATTCAGGAAGGAAGTAGTAAAGATATTTTTGAGACTCCATTATCCCTAGATATTGCTGAATTTTCACTTTCAGAAAATATATTTTCAGGTGAGATTTTAAAAGAAAGGGAAGAAACTTATCTTTTGGCCGGTGGCTTAAAAATAAATGTTGTAAATAATATATTATCCGGTAAGGTGACAGGAATTATAAGGCCTGAAGATATCTTAATTTCAAAAACTCCCATTGTTTCCTCAGCCCGCAACTGCTTTAAAGGGGAAATTAAAAAAATTGAGAATATTGGCGCAATTTATTCTGTTGAGGTTAGTTGCAATAATTTATCACTAACTTCTCTTGTTACAAAACAATCAGTAATTTCACTGGAACTAAAATCAGGTTCTGAAGTTTATTTAATATTTAAAGCCACTTCTGTTTATCTGTTGCCTGTTTCTGTTAAATAA
- a CDS encoding ABC transporter permease — protein sequence MEYLFEGIKQGFLLLFPPKKEIIEIVLLSIIVSGSATIIAGIFGIPIGLYFAVKEFKFKRVLVGIINTWLALPAVLIGLLVYIFLSRKGPAGIFGLLFTPSAIIIAQALLATPIICALSLSALKGIAKDVKDVAYSLGASRSQMALILIKEGKFAFLTAIITGFSRIIGETGMTLMVGGNIKGETRVMTTTIALETMKGNFETGIAIGIVLLFIAVIINILLQIIQGK from the coding sequence ATGGAATATCTATTTGAAGGAATAAAACAGGGATTTTTACTTTTATTTCCTCCCAAAAAGGAAATAATTGAAATTGTGCTTCTTTCAATAATAGTTTCTGGAAGTGCAACTATTATTGCTGGAATTTTTGGAATACCAATAGGTCTGTATTTTGCTGTCAAAGAATTCAAATTCAAGAGAGTCCTTGTTGGTATAATCAATACCTGGCTTGCCCTCCCGGCAGTATTGATTGGACTTTTAGTCTATATATTTTTATCAAGAAAAGGACCTGCGGGTATATTTGGCTTACTTTTCACACCCTCGGCCATAATAATTGCTCAGGCACTCCTTGCCACACCAATAATTTGTGCCCTCTCTCTTTCTGCCTTAAAAGGAATTGCTAAAGATGTCAAAGATGTTGCTTACTCTTTGGGTGCAAGCAGGTCTCAGATGGCTTTAATATTAATTAAAGAAGGAAAATTTGCCTTCCTGACCGCTATAATTACCGGCTTTTCAAGAATTATTGGAGAAACGGGTATGACTTTAATGGTAGGCGGAAATATAAAAGGCGAGACAAGAGTTATGACGACAACGATTGCACTTGAGACAATGAAAGGGAATTTTGAAACAGGTATTGCCATAGGTATTGTGCTTCTTTTTATAGCCGTAATTATAAATATACTTTTACAAATAATACAGGGAAAATGA
- a CDS encoding substrate-binding domain-containing protein: MNPKTFHSITFLFMFFSLVVFNNQSFAKQKLILTSTTSTLDSGLFDVLIPAFEKKYDCSVKVIAVGTGQAIRLAKDGNADVLLIHDRVSEEQFVQDGYGLKRLDVMHNDLLIVGSKNDPAGIKEDKALNSFKKIYQSKTPFVSRGDNSGTHKKELTIWKQLNIKPSGDFYIESGTGMEMTLRIAQEKNAYCLVDRATWLSHKKEIDGLEILVEGDSILYNPYSVIVVSPTKFPWVNFKLAQKFADFIRSYKGQKIIKNFGIKKFGEPLYFPDVVKF, encoded by the coding sequence ATGAATCCTAAAACCTTTCATTCAATTACTTTCTTGTTTATGTTTTTTAGTTTAGTTGTATTTAATAATCAATCTTTTGCAAAACAAAAACTTATTCTTACTTCAACAACATCCACACTGGACTCGGGTCTATTTGATGTGCTAATTCCTGCATTTGAGAAAAAATATGATTGTTCTGTTAAGGTAATTGCGGTTGGCACAGGACAGGCAATTCGTCTGGCTAAGGATGGAAATGCTGATGTTCTTTTAATTCACGATAGGGTGTCTGAGGAACAATTTGTCCAGGATGGTTATGGTTTAAAAAGACTTGATGTGATGCATAATGATCTCTTAATTGTAGGCTCTAAAAATGACCCGGCGGGAATAAAAGAGGATAAAGCCTTAAATTCGTTTAAAAAAATATATCAATCAAAAACACCTTTTGTTTCACGCGGAGATAACTCAGGGACACATAAAAAAGAATTAACTATATGGAAACAATTAAATATAAAACCATCTGGAGACTTTTATATTGAAAGTGGCACAGGAATGGAGATGACTTTAAGAATTGCACAGGAGAAAAATGCATATTGCCTTGTTGACCGCGCCACCTGGCTATCTCATAAAAAAGAGATTGATGGGCTTGAAATACTTGTTGAAGGTGACTCCATACTTTATAACCCGTATTCAGTAATCGTTGTTTCTCCAACAAAATTTCCCTGGGTAAATTTTAAGTTAGCCCAAAAATTTGCAGATTTTATAAGAAGTTATAAGGGGCAAAAAATTATTAAAAATTTTGGGATTAAAAAATTTGGAGAACCACTTTATTTTCCTGATGTGGTAAAATTCTAA
- a CDS encoding carboxypeptidase-like regulatory domain-containing protein, protein MLRKILYLSIFIFCLPFLAFGEETTSSIITVGKVYTKWKGFLNIPFWTDANVSFNEISPVTLPKEVTSFQIGLDWRGENETRASQKCTIITRVEAETYPNSGKWTLLFEEANEMIGRGGVIEESPIVTRNIPQEKPEVRYKITVRATMPLGQEQKPDTTYLTVLLTSKAYTTYTSIPILPIMLLHDPNGDESYSALQPNTSISHSLSINLAGLEAKIENQHKVFFETQKAKIEINPMSQNTVMINFISKEAITSAVSKDPCLIGTGLGDTYVVIKDLPIKFKFSKAFTPSGEEERAFSCCIVSPQEAGLSPERGFDVVLIPAAVLRSYDKECPIFGNWGQLGLDDQMRQQLIEMNIGWDNMVSPEEKDDVIDLGEGYLNFKDQTRKVYTQVYLNKVSFFSEMVIEPYFATTAGIPVSRDKMLTAIILNESPVTKSVPKDNLIVTLEDDDRQNIPGDFFTYQFYLDKRFGSLLVITKDDKTKPQTLDSLYTRSFSSNPKEYWTQDLKIIPVEVSINGLVTSTTGEGIGSVSLEVRLDDKVVKEVMTKAGGTYTIDGLIRGNKYVLIPNIAGYQSKTIEIEPFSYNELIREVNVVLEPIVKELSPEEKVIVELPPAPAPLIPEPVPPKPEIPATVTPPAPEPIIPEPEILAKEEISELLVNSNFSSALDGWKLVKIGAGKEMYAKVIRNDWTYPYALEIKRTGSNRVRGEMGVRQVLNKNVSGYTQLVLKADVKVISSSLASDDKEGGVYPLCISIDYVDVSGKPHLWRHGFLYAPKINYPDIGERIVQDKWFIYISNNLLQLTPKPKLIKEVKLSGSGWGFHSRIANVQLTWSKEPVSVKEEIPSEEEKPISAIEPTPKPELPPAPPVEPTPEPELPSAPVVKEEIPNLLTNGDFSSELKEWKLVKIGAGKEMYAKVIRNDFTYPYALEIKRTGSNYVRGEMGVRQVLNKDVSGYTQLVLKADVKVISSSLASDDKEGGVYPLCISIDYVDVSGKPHLWRHGFLYAPKINYPDIGERIVQDKWFIYISNNLLQLTPKPKLIKEVKLSGSGWGFHSRIANVQLTWSKEPVSVKEEIPSEEEKPISAIEPTPKPELPPAPPVEPTPEPELPSAPVVKEEIPNLLTNGDFSSELKEWKLVKIGAGKEMYAKVIRNDFTYPYALEIKRTGSNYVRGEMGVRQVLNKDVSGYTQLVLKADVKVISSSL, encoded by the coding sequence ATGTTAAGAAAGATTTTATATCTATCAATTTTTATTTTTTGCTTACCATTTTTAGCCTTTGGTGAGGAAACCACTTCCTCAATTATCACGGTGGGTAAGGTCTACACAAAATGGAAAGGATTTTTAAACATACCTTTCTGGACAGATGCAAATGTTTCTTTTAATGAAATTTCCCCAGTTACTTTACCCAAAGAGGTAACTTCTTTTCAAATCGGGTTAGATTGGCGTGGTGAAAATGAGACCCGCGCATCTCAAAAATGCACCATTATTACCCGCGTTGAGGCAGAAACCTATCCTAACTCAGGCAAGTGGACACTTTTATTTGAAGAGGCAAATGAAATGATAGGTCGAGGAGGAGTAATTGAGGAAAGCCCTATTGTAACCAGAAATATCCCGCAGGAAAAACCAGAAGTAAGGTATAAAATTACAGTTAGAGCGACTATGCCGCTTGGGCAAGAACAAAAACCTGATACTACTTATCTAACCGTGCTTCTTACCTCAAAGGCATATACGACTTACACCTCTATCCCGATTCTTCCTATAATGCTCCTTCATGACCCTAATGGTGATGAGAGTTACAGTGCTCTACAACCGAACACTTCTATTTCTCATTCATTAAGTATTAATTTAGCCGGGCTGGAGGCAAAAATAGAAAACCAACACAAGGTGTTTTTTGAAACACAAAAGGCTAAAATAGAGATTAATCCTATGTCACAAAATACAGTAATGATAAATTTTATCTCTAAAGAGGCGATAACCTCGGCTGTTTCAAAAGACCCTTGTTTAATTGGAACGGGTCTTGGAGATACTTATGTGGTGATTAAAGATTTACCCATAAAATTTAAGTTCTCAAAGGCATTTACTCCATCAGGGGAAGAGGAAAGGGCCTTTTCCTGCTGTATCGTTAGTCCACAGGAGGCTGGACTTTCTCCAGAGAGAGGATTTGATGTTGTCTTAATACCAGCCGCAGTTTTGCGTTCTTACGATAAAGAATGTCCAATCTTTGGCAATTGGGGACAATTAGGATTAGATGACCAGATGAGACAACAATTGATAGAGATGAATATAGGGTGGGATAATATGGTCTCTCCAGAGGAAAAAGATGATGTTATTGACCTCGGCGAGGGATATTTAAACTTTAAAGACCAAACAAGAAAAGTTTACACTCAAGTCTATTTGAACAAGGTTAGTTTTTTTTCAGAGATGGTCATAGAGCCCTATTTTGCAACAACAGCAGGGATTCCTGTCTCAAGAGATAAGATGCTTACCGCAATCATCTTAAATGAATCACCTGTAACTAAAAGTGTTCCAAAGGATAATTTAATCGTTACTTTAGAAGATGACGATAGACAAAATATCCCGGGTGATTTCTTTACTTATCAATTCTATCTGGATAAACGATTTGGCTCCTTATTAGTTATTACTAAAGATGATAAAACTAAACCTCAAACTTTAGATTCACTTTATACCCGAAGTTTCTCATCTAACCCTAAGGAATACTGGACACAAGACTTAAAAATCATACCCGTAGAGGTGTCAATTAATGGATTAGTTACTTCGACTACTGGTGAAGGAATTGGTAGTGTTAGTTTAGAGGTAAGGTTAGATGATAAGGTGGTAAAAGAGGTGATGACTAAAGCAGGGGGCACTTATACCATTGATGGATTAATACGAGGGAATAAGTATGTTTTGATACCAAATATCGCCGGGTATCAGTCTAAAACAATAGAAATAGAGCCTTTTTCATATAATGAATTAATCCGTGAAGTAAATGTAGTTTTAGAACCAATTGTGAAGGAGCTGTCACCAGAAGAAAAAGTTATAGTTGAACTACCACCTGCACCTGCACCATTAATTCCTGAACCTGTTCCTCCTAAACCTGAGATACCAGCTACAGTTACACCGCCAGCCCCTGAACCTATCATTCCTGAACCTGAGATACTGGCTAAGGAAGAAATATCTGAATTGTTAGTTAACAGCAATTTTTCATCCGCATTAGATGGCTGGAAATTAGTTAAGATTGGTGCAGGCAAGGAGATGTATGCCAAAGTCATCCGTAATGATTGGACCTATCCGTATGCCTTAGAGATTAAGCGCACAGGTTCTAACCGTGTTCGAGGCGAAATGGGTGTCCGACAGGTATTAAATAAGAATGTCTCTGGATATACTCAATTAGTGCTTAAGGCAGATGTTAAGGTAATTTCTTCCTCTCTTGCGAGTGATGATAAAGAAGGTGGAGTATATCCTCTATGTATTTCGATAGATTATGTTGATGTTAGCGGCAAACCTCATTTGTGGCGACACGGGTTTTTATACGCTCCAAAGATTAATTATCCAGATATAGGAGAACGGATTGTGCAGGATAAATGGTTTATCTACATCTCAAATAATTTATTGCAACTTACCCCCAAACCCAAACTGATTAAAGAGGTAAAGCTATCCGGTAGTGGTTGGGGATTTCACAGTCGTATTGCCAATGTGCAACTAACCTGGTCAAAAGAACCTGTATCGGTAAAGGAAGAAATTCCGTCTGAAGAAGAAAAACCTATTTCAGCAATAGAACCCACTCCGAAGCCGGAGTTACCTCCTGCTCCACCAGTAGAGCCAACCCCTGAACCTGAACTACCCTCTGCTCCAGTGGTTAAGGAGGAAATTCCCAATCTATTAACTAATGGTGATTTTTCATCAGAACTGAAGGAGTGGAAATTAGTTAAGATTGGTGCAGGCAAGGAGATGTATGCCAAAGTCATCCGTAATGATTTTACCTATCCGTATGCCTTAGAGATTAAGCGCACAGGTTCTAACTATGTTCGAGGTGAAATGGGCGTCCGACAGGTATTAAATAAGGATGTCTCTGGATATACTCAATTAGTGCTTAAGGCAGATGTTAAGGTAATTTCTTCCTCTCTTGCGAGTGATGATAAAGAAGGTGGAGTATATCCTCTATGTATTTCGATAGATTATGTTGATGTTAGCGGCAAACCTCATTTGTGGCGACACGGGTTTTTATACGCTCCAAAGATTAATTATCCAGATATAGGAGAACGGATTGTGCAGGATAAATGGTTTATCTACATCTCAAATAATTTATTGCAACTTACCCCCAAACCCAAACTGATTAAAGAGGTAAAGCTATCCGGTAGTGGTTGGGGATTTCACAGTCGTATTGCCAATGTGCAACTAACCTGGTCAAAAGAACCTGTATCGGTAAAGGAAGAAATTCCGTCTGAAGAAGAAAAACCTATTTCAGCAATAGAACCCACTCCGAAGCCGGAGTTACCTCCTGCTCCACCAGTAGAGCCAACCCCTGAACCTGAACTACCCTCTGCTCCAGTGGTTAAGGAGGAAATTCCCAATCTATTAACTAATGGTGATTTTTCATCAGAACTGAAGGAGTGGAAATTAGTTAAGATTGGTGCAGGCAAGGAGATGTATGCCAAAGTCATCCGTAATGATTTTACCTATCCGTATGCCTTAGAGATTAAGCGCACAGGTTCTAACTATGTTCGAGGTGAAATGGGCGTCCGACAGGTATTAAATAAGGATGTCTCTGGATATACTCAATTAGTGCTTAAGGCAGATGTTAAGGTAATTTCTTCCTCTCTTG